A portion of the Marinobacter alexandrii genome contains these proteins:
- a CDS encoding homogentisate 1,2-dioxygenase, translating to MTYYHRLGEIPPKRHTQFRQPDGSLYAEELVSSRGFSGIYSNLYHTYPPTRVEKVGKSIPWKTEIAKDHTLKQTHLNTSKVETTGDDFLEARKILFKNKDVSMAICHPTSRRMDYYYKNGQADEVIFIHEGNGYLHSQFGKLKIKQGDYVVIPRTTIYQLEWDNGPLKLLIIESVNPVETVKRYRNELGQLLEHSPYCERDIRPPSELATEKDKGEYLMKIKHDDMLHDYYYEHSPFDLIGWDGYLYPYALSIHDFEPITGRIHQPPPVHQTFQAHGYVICSFVPRLFDYHPQAIPAPYNHSNIDSDEVLYYVEGNFMSRKGIDRGSFTLHPGGLPHGPHPGTVEASIGAKETKELAVMLDTFGPLYVTEVGLEYVDENYPMSWK from the coding sequence ATGACTTACTATCACAGATTAGGTGAAATTCCTCCAAAAAGACATACTCAGTTCAGACAACCAGATGGTAGTTTGTATGCTGAAGAATTAGTATCGTCACGTGGATTTTCAGGCATCTATTCTAATTTGTATCATACCTATCCTCCAACAAGGGTAGAAAAAGTAGGGAAATCCATTCCTTGGAAAACTGAGATTGCAAAAGATCACACATTAAAACAAACTCATTTAAATACATCAAAAGTCGAAACGACAGGAGATGATTTTCTGGAAGCACGAAAGATTCTATTCAAGAATAAAGATGTTTCCATGGCCATTTGTCATCCTACTTCACGAAGGATGGACTATTACTATAAGAATGGACAGGCAGATGAAGTCATATTCATCCATGAAGGCAATGGGTACTTACACTCTCAGTTTGGAAAGCTAAAAATAAAACAAGGAGACTATGTCGTCATCCCCAGAACAACTATTTATCAGTTAGAATGGGATAATGGGCCGTTGAAGTTATTGATTATTGAGTCCGTCAACCCTGTGGAGACAGTCAAAAGATACAGAAACGAGCTAGGCCAACTACTTGAGCATTCTCCATACTGTGAGCGCGACATTCGTCCGCCCTCAGAACTAGCCACCGAAAAAGACAAGGGCGAATATCTTATGAAAATAAAGCATGATGACATGCTTCATGATTACTATTATGAGCACTCTCCATTTGATTTAATTGGATGGGATGGCTATTTATACCCTTATGCCCTTTCAATACACGATTTTGAGCCAATAACAGGCAGAATACATCAACCGCCTCCTGTTCATCAAACTTTTCAAGCACATGGATATGTGATTTGTTCGTTTGTTCCGCGACTTTTTGATTATCACCCGCAAGCTATCCCGGCACCATACAATCATTCCAACATTGATTCCGACGAGGTGCTTTACTATGTTGAAGGAAACTTCATGAGCAGAAAGGGAATTGATAGAGGTTCTTTTACACTTCATCCCGGAGGATTACCCCACGGCCCTCATCCTGGAACTGTTGAAGCAAGTATTGGAGCGAAAGAAACAAAGGAATTGGCGGTAATGCTCGATACGTTCGGCCCCCTCTATGTCACCGAAGTTGGCCTGGAATATGTGGATGAAAACTATCCCATGAGCTGGAAATAA
- the def gene encoding peptide deformylase: MIFPIVLYGDPVLKKKAAEVAEGDDSVKEFVEHMFETMYAAQGVGLAAPQVGQSLRVFVIDTTPMEDEDEGGIKGIKKAFINPVMIEELGEEWAFEEGCLSIPGIRADVNRKPTIKIEYFDEDWNLQEETFDGMKARVIQHEYDHIEGKLFTDYLTPFKKRLIKGKLANISKGKTDAEYRVRIPKT; the protein is encoded by the coding sequence ATGATTTTTCCAATTGTATTGTACGGAGATCCTGTTTTGAAAAAGAAAGCTGCAGAGGTAGCCGAAGGAGATGATTCCGTAAAAGAATTTGTAGAACACATGTTCGAGACCATGTATGCTGCGCAAGGTGTGGGCTTGGCCGCTCCACAAGTAGGACAGTCTCTAAGAGTTTTCGTGATAGATACTACTCCTATGGAGGACGAAGATGAGGGAGGAATAAAAGGAATAAAGAAAGCTTTTATCAATCCGGTGATGATTGAAGAGTTGGGAGAAGAGTGGGCTTTTGAGGAGGGGTGTTTAAGCATACCTGGTATACGTGCTGATGTGAATAGAAAACCAACGATCAAGATTGAATATTTTGATGAAGATTGGAATCTACAGGAAGAGACATTTGATGGTATGAAAGCTCGTGTGATTCAGCATGAGTATGATCATATTGAAGGTAAGCTTTTCACTGATTACTTAACGCCCTTCAAGAAGCGACTAATAAAAGGCAAACTTGCAAATATCAGTAAGGGTAAGACAGATGCTGAATATCGGGTGAGAATACCAAAGACATGA
- a CDS encoding BspA family leucine-rich repeat surface protein, whose protein sequence is MINHTSSKKSSQSFIFQIIIYLALTFVMLIQPVSVHSQVPPAPTGLTTTTISNSTVALNWTDNASIETGFKIERSLSADSGFESFAILPANTTSLSDANLAAGTTYHYRVSAITDTEESAYSNVADATTSISETALPYYWSSMDVGSQRLEGSATFEDGFFQTSGNGRMTTTSNSFHFVYQPLQGDGEIIAQLTRMPKANWDHQGVMIRETLDPTASYAMTELYRNNNAAVFKGRSNGEFIYIEDDSERFDIPLWLKMERLGNTFIASVSKNGKDWNEIHRQTISMGENTFVGLVSHASTDDKRSTATWRDVSVSNGASTIAAPRLAASPSPTDEAILSWSDNSANETGFRIERAIKGDTIIFEDLAEVGPNVTSYTDDGLTLGVTYFYRVRALVDDLASFPSNEERVNILKIKNTTLYLQRLAGDYDKTTLNNVVTVSTNADTINNVFRHPGMIGKQIDVSLAEEFSSLNGTLSLKIMPNTQGQTVEFFTSGVLNISQVQDQLRITANGIENIYDVTLDSVTCNHLLFRFNNGVMSPYADGVWFDDVNVGSFNMNSFSLGEFNGNLWDVQVVNDQIIDEIVHDLSARCTSEVEPLRLPFGTNRRFRHCGTYNCLWLTEESQLDKGRKRAYLRAQDIAYDKNTFDIGMYQHSDLDEWVNRERNIPSEGFDYFGLNNIFSKEQGNTSYWLHENFHSYQVPLEKGGKWLAEASANWATWNYYKEPLRGIARYTLDPHLGILESQAGEPFARFYQSSILLSYLTYFVSDEAFMGRLYNTRSVEQNAVNAINTLLAEEGHDFDQIFAEFAARTVVWDYTDSQISEDFKESERSSIAQGSVDNRFGDVLTETGTYGVFTRPLEAFLPSTFYAWNTHKIDSAAASTYTLKLTGSTDNVQGTEFVGKVVTGTSGSYTYHDIPVSSSVALGVGEAQIDIDVNAGEELYLLVVTTSSSSTFGNLANYQYAIKSSVHTLPNDHMLTFELDEETRRAVIDHENLTISAEVLRGTNPTSLRPTITLSDGATSDPAVGASVDFTNPVTYNVTGPGATTPKEWIVSVAVVPPRTGTDFLTFELQDLVPFSSIDEQKHIVSANLINDIDLTNVVPVFTLSDGATSEPASGVAVDLSSPITYTITAEDGTTTQAWVVSAQDFDPFITTWKTESNNEEISLSFSGQDIFDFDYIWKNANGDRLASGSFSNQTDGNTLAVNFSSPGNYSLEIIGAYPNFRNVQLAKLVDVNQWGDIQWKQMALTFAGWEGETFSATDQPDLRKVTSMFGTFKSAENFNGDLSQWDVSNVTGMSDMFRDAKAFNGDLSQWDVSKVTSMEEMFRGAIVFDSDISRWDVSSLTKMYRMFFSARSFDRSLGYWDVTQVSEIIEALPSLSTLNYDRTLIGWSKQDVRSDVILEAGNRKFCASEEARAYLINEKGWKITDGGIDCPEGGESNIVFFELDEQLSSAIIDDENHTIFLEAITGSPITALRPKLILSRGATSVPASETELDFTEPVTFTVTALDGTTTQDWVVTIEVVEIPLAIENQTETIRCYPNPTLDGYFIIESPSVFDPEVEVKLYNLSGSEVRFKTSKIDGRRMSVSFDGPRGAYIAHIRSNGKTQAIKVLKE, encoded by the coding sequence ATGATTAATCATACTTCAAGCAAAAAATCCTCCCAGTCGTTTATTTTTCAAATTATTATTTACCTGGCACTCACCTTTGTGATGCTAATACAGCCGGTAAGTGTCCATTCTCAAGTTCCACCCGCTCCTACGGGATTGACCACCACTACTATCTCAAACAGTACGGTGGCGCTTAATTGGACAGATAATGCGAGCATTGAAACAGGATTTAAAATAGAAAGGTCTCTGAGTGCAGATAGTGGGTTTGAGTCATTCGCCATACTGCCAGCTAACACAACATCATTGTCGGATGCTAATTTAGCCGCTGGCACGACCTATCATTATCGGGTAAGTGCCATCACCGATACAGAAGAGTCAGCATACTCAAATGTTGCTGATGCGACCACAAGCATCTCAGAAACAGCACTTCCTTACTACTGGAGTTCTATGGATGTGGGCTCCCAACGTCTGGAAGGGTCTGCAACCTTTGAAGATGGATTTTTCCAGACTTCCGGAAACGGCAGAATGACCACCACATCAAATTCTTTTCATTTTGTTTACCAGCCCTTGCAGGGAGATGGTGAGATCATTGCGCAGCTTACTCGGATGCCAAAGGCTAATTGGGATCATCAGGGAGTGATGATTAGAGAAACGTTGGATCCTACAGCTTCTTATGCGATGACTGAGCTTTATCGAAACAATAATGCCGCAGTTTTCAAGGGTCGTAGCAATGGTGAATTCATATATATCGAGGATGATTCAGAGAGATTTGATATCCCACTATGGTTAAAAATGGAGCGATTGGGAAATACATTCATAGCCTCCGTAAGTAAAAATGGAAAAGACTGGAATGAAATTCACAGACAGACGATCAGTATGGGGGAGAATACCTTTGTTGGCCTGGTTTCTCATGCCAGTACGGATGACAAAAGAAGTACCGCCACCTGGAGAGATGTGTCTGTTTCAAACGGCGCATCAACCATAGCAGCTCCTAGGCTTGCGGCCAGTCCCAGCCCCACTGATGAAGCCATTTTAAGTTGGAGTGACAATTCTGCCAATGAAACTGGATTCCGTATAGAAAGAGCCATCAAAGGCGATACAATCATTTTTGAAGACCTGGCAGAAGTAGGGCCAAACGTTACATCCTACACCGATGACGGATTAACACTTGGCGTAACCTATTTTTATCGCGTAAGAGCCCTTGTCGATGATTTAGCTTCTTTTCCAAGCAATGAAGAGAGAGTAAACATTCTAAAAATCAAGAATACGACTCTTTACCTTCAGCGGTTAGCGGGAGATTATGACAAGACCACTTTGAATAATGTTGTCACTGTTTCGACCAACGCGGATACCATCAATAATGTCTTTAGACACCCTGGGATGATTGGTAAGCAAATAGACGTTTCTCTGGCTGAAGAATTCTCATCACTTAACGGTACTTTATCTCTAAAAATAATGCCCAATACACAAGGGCAAACGGTGGAATTTTTCACATCCGGAGTTCTCAATATCAGTCAGGTACAAGATCAACTTCGCATTACAGCCAATGGCATAGAGAATATTTATGATGTAACATTGGATTCAGTCACATGTAATCACCTATTGTTCAGGTTTAACAACGGAGTGATGTCTCCGTATGCGGATGGCGTATGGTTCGATGATGTCAATGTAGGTTCTTTTAACATGAATTCATTTTCCCTTGGGGAGTTTAACGGAAATTTATGGGATGTTCAAGTGGTCAACGATCAAATAATCGATGAGATTGTTCACGACCTAAGTGCTAGATGTACGAGCGAGGTAGAGCCGCTCAGACTTCCTTTTGGAACAAATAGAAGATTTCGTCATTGCGGCACCTATAATTGTCTTTGGCTAACAGAAGAATCTCAACTCGATAAAGGAAGGAAGCGTGCTTACCTAAGGGCACAAGATATTGCTTATGATAAGAATACGTTTGATATTGGGATGTACCAGCATTCAGACTTGGATGAATGGGTCAACCGTGAACGAAATATACCATCCGAAGGATTTGATTATTTTGGCCTCAATAACATCTTCAGCAAAGAACAGGGCAATACCTCTTATTGGCTGCACGAGAATTTTCATTCCTATCAAGTGCCCTTAGAAAAAGGAGGAAAGTGGCTGGCAGAAGCTTCCGCTAACTGGGCCACCTGGAATTATTACAAAGAACCCTTAAGAGGTATCGCTAGGTATACATTGGACCCACATCTGGGAATCCTTGAATCACAAGCTGGAGAACCATTTGCAAGATTTTATCAGAGCTCTATCCTACTTTCCTACCTTACTTACTTTGTTTCTGATGAAGCATTTATGGGGAGACTGTACAATACGCGATCAGTTGAACAAAATGCAGTTAACGCCATCAACACGCTGCTGGCAGAAGAGGGGCATGATTTCGATCAGATATTTGCAGAATTTGCCGCACGTACGGTTGTTTGGGACTATACCGATTCACAGATAAGTGAGGACTTTAAAGAAAGCGAGCGATCTTCCATTGCACAAGGGTCAGTAGACAATAGGTTTGGTGATGTCCTCACAGAAACAGGCACCTATGGCGTTTTTACGCGTCCCCTTGAAGCGTTTCTGCCAAGTACATTTTATGCTTGGAACACCCACAAAATTGACTCTGCAGCAGCATCAACGTATACCCTAAAGTTGACAGGAAGTACAGATAACGTTCAGGGGACTGAGTTTGTCGGGAAGGTGGTAACAGGCACTTCAGGATCATATACATACCATGACATACCCGTCAGTAGTTCAGTGGCCTTAGGCGTTGGAGAAGCACAAATCGATATTGACGTAAATGCTGGAGAGGAGCTTTATCTGTTGGTCGTGACTACCTCAAGTTCATCTACTTTTGGCAATCTTGCAAACTATCAGTACGCAATCAAATCAAGCGTGCATACGCTCCCAAATGATCACATGCTAACATTTGAGTTAGACGAAGAAACTCGCAGAGCCGTCATTGATCATGAAAACCTAACGATAAGCGCAGAGGTTTTGAGAGGAACGAACCCCACAAGCCTGAGACCGACGATCACCTTATCCGATGGAGCTACCAGTGATCCGGCGGTCGGTGCCAGCGTCGATTTTACAAACCCCGTAACCTACAATGTAACGGGCCCGGGAGCAACCACTCCTAAAGAGTGGATAGTGAGTGTAGCAGTGGTTCCTCCACGCACAGGTACTGATTTTTTAACTTTTGAACTACAGGATTTGGTGCCCTTTTCTTCCATCGATGAGCAAAAACATATCGTCTCGGCCAATCTGATAAATGACATAGATCTGACGAATGTAGTGCCTGTATTTACGCTATCAGATGGTGCCACAAGTGAGCCTGCTAGTGGCGTGGCAGTGGATTTGTCCAGCCCAATTACCTACACCATCACAGCAGAAGATGGAACAACTACCCAGGCATGGGTGGTCAGTGCGCAAGACTTTGATCCTTTCATCACCACCTGGAAGACCGAATCCAACAATGAGGAGATCAGCTTATCCTTTAGTGGTCAGGATATATTTGATTTTGATTATATATGGAAAAATGCAAACGGTGACAGGTTGGCTAGTGGATCTTTTTCTAATCAAACTGACGGTAATACACTCGCTGTGAATTTTTCATCACCAGGTAATTACTCGCTCGAAATCATAGGGGCATATCCAAATTTCAGAAATGTTCAATTAGCTAAACTCGTAGATGTCAATCAGTGGGGAGATATCCAATGGAAACAGATGGCTTTGACCTTTGCAGGATGGGAGGGTGAAACATTTAGTGCCACAGATCAGCCGGACCTTCGAAAGGTCACCTCTATGTTTGGTACGTTCAAAAGTGCCGAAAATTTCAATGGAGACCTAAGTCAGTGGGATGTGAGTAACGTTACTGGCATGAGTGATATGTTTAGAGATGCAAAAGCTTTCAATGGCGATTTAAGTCAATGGGATGTCAGTAAGGTTACCAGCATGGAGGAAATGTTCAGAGGTGCTATCGTATTTGATAGTGACATTTCACGGTGGGATGTTAGCAGTTTGACCAAAATGTATCGTATGTTTTTTTCTGCGAGATCATTTGACAGGAGTCTGGGGTATTGGGATGTAACCCAGGTCAGCGAAATAATTGAAGCGCTTCCTTCACTATCCACGCTCAACTATGATCGTACATTGATTGGCTGGTCGAAACAGGATGTAAGATCAGATGTTATCTTAGAAGCAGGAAATAGAAAATTCTGTGCCAGCGAAGAGGCCCGTGCCTATCTGATCAATGAAAAGGGCTGGAAGATCACAGATGGTGGAATAGACTGTCCCGAAGGCGGTGAATCAAACATTGTGTTTTTTGAACTGGACGAACAACTCAGCTCAGCGATCATAGACGATGAAAATCACACCATCTTTTTGGAAGCTATAACAGGCAGTCCGATTACAGCGCTACGTCCTAAGTTGATACTTTCGAGAGGAGCCACAAGTGTCCCTGCAAGTGAGACTGAATTAGACTTTACTGAACCTGTGACCTTTACCGTTACAGCACTAGATGGGACAACAACTCAGGACTGGGTGGTGACCATAGAAGTTGTTGAAATTCCGTTGGCTATCGAAAATCAAACGGAAACAATAAGGTGCTATCCAAACCCAACGCTAGATGGATATTTCATTATTGAGTCTCCATCAGTTTTTGATCCAGAGGTAGAAGTAAAGCTCTACAATTTATCAGGATCAGAAGTTCGATTTAAGACTTCAAAAATAGACGGAAGACGTATGTCTGTTTCTTTCGATGGTCCTAGAGGAGCATATATTGCTCATATTAGATCTAATGGTAAAACACAAGCAATCAAAGTTTTGAAGGAATAG
- a CDS encoding amidohydrolase: protein MNNLNVSLIQANLHWEQIDANLAMFEEKIWSIDKTDLIVLPEMFTSGFSMNPESLAEPPGGKTFRWMRQMAGQKQAAIVGSYIVKEKNSFYNRLHFVYPDGSSQHYDKKHLFNLADEGENYTAGSERLIVTYKGWRICPLICYDLRFPVWARSQKSKERPYEYDLLLYVANWPDTRVNAWDTLLAARAIENLSYTVGVNRIGVDASKKSYNGHTAAYSALGKQLAFSSAEEIMNVELLAQELLDYREKFPFQLDADGFDLK from the coding sequence ATGAATAACTTGAATGTCTCATTGATTCAGGCTAATCTTCACTGGGAGCAGATTGATGCCAATCTGGCCATGTTCGAGGAGAAAATTTGGTCGATAGATAAGACAGATCTAATTGTGCTGCCTGAAATGTTTACCTCAGGCTTCTCAATGAACCCTGAGAGCCTTGCTGAACCTCCTGGAGGTAAGACGTTTAGATGGATGCGTCAAATGGCCGGTCAGAAGCAAGCAGCTATTGTTGGGAGTTATATTGTCAAGGAAAAGAATAGCTTTTACAATCGATTACACTTCGTTTACCCCGATGGCTCTTCACAACATTATGATAAAAAACATCTTTTCAATCTTGCAGACGAAGGGGAGAATTATACAGCTGGGTCAGAACGATTGATTGTAACGTATAAGGGATGGAGAATTTGTCCATTGATATGCTATGATTTGAGATTTCCTGTATGGGCTCGTTCCCAGAAGTCTAAGGAAAGACCATATGAGTACGACTTATTACTTTATGTAGCTAACTGGCCTGATACTCGAGTGAATGCTTGGGATACCTTGTTAGCCGCCAGAGCAATCGAAAACTTATCCTACACTGTTGGAGTGAACAGAATAGGAGTTGATGCTTCCAAAAAAAGTTATAACGGTCATACAGCAGCTTATTCCGCTTTAGGAAAACAACTTGCTTTTTCTAGTGCAGAAGAGATTATGAACGTTGAACTCTTGGCACAGGAACTATTAGATTATCGTGAAAAATTCCCTTTTCAATTAGACGCTGATGGATTTGACCTAAAGTAA
- a CDS encoding S41 family peptidase, translating to MSTHNNSKRAIRLPMYITITLCVGVFIGANMAGSTSAPTSNFMESLNKFRQVLTHIENDYVDEVDSDELVESAITQMLEELDPHTSYIPGKDLELIQSRLEGNYQGIGVEFNIFKDTIHVVTPLSGGPSQKLGIRAGDRIVKVEGETVAGIGITNQKVVELLRGPGGSEVTVSIKREGEDELIDFTIERDVIPQYSVDVSYMVNDKIGYIKVARFANSTYLEFKEALLKLKDQGMEKLVIDLTGNPGGYLNRAVQIADEILSGRQMIVYTNGKEKRYVEEHYSGEAGDFEEGSLVIMVDEGSASASEIVAGAVQDHDRGLIVGRRSFGKGLVQLPIGLNDGSELRLTISRYYTPSGRSIQKTYTGGNLDEYYKEAYDRYENGELYSSDSIKFNDSLAYKTDKGRIVYGGGGITPDFFVPLDTTQGSRYMNRLFSTNSLQEFTVSYAQENRDWLADMGFDKFRNGFEITDDMLDELVSIAEGNKLAFNDTAFNRSKNLIKLLCKAYIARGIWDNEGFYPIFNEQDEIFQKAIKLMDEADKIAAR from the coding sequence ATGAGTACGCATAATAATTCCAAACGAGCCATTCGACTTCCTATGTACATTACCATTACACTATGTGTAGGAGTATTTATAGGTGCAAACATGGCTGGATCCACCTCGGCACCCACTTCAAATTTCATGGAGAGCCTAAATAAGTTTAGGCAGGTACTTACCCATATCGAGAATGATTACGTCGATGAAGTAGATAGCGATGAATTAGTTGAAAGTGCTATCACACAGATGCTAGAGGAGCTTGATCCCCATACTTCATACATCCCAGGAAAAGATCTCGAATTGATTCAATCAAGGCTTGAAGGTAATTACCAAGGTATAGGGGTCGAGTTCAACATTTTTAAAGACACCATACATGTGGTGACGCCTTTGAGTGGTGGCCCATCTCAAAAATTAGGAATAAGGGCAGGAGACAGAATTGTGAAAGTGGAAGGCGAAACTGTTGCCGGCATTGGTATTACCAATCAAAAAGTAGTTGAACTGCTAAGAGGACCTGGAGGATCAGAAGTTACCGTAAGCATAAAACGTGAGGGAGAAGATGAGTTGATTGACTTTACAATTGAGCGGGATGTAATTCCACAATATTCTGTAGATGTATCTTATATGGTCAATGATAAAATAGGATACATCAAAGTAGCACGATTTGCCAATTCAACCTATCTAGAGTTCAAAGAAGCACTTCTTAAACTCAAAGACCAAGGTATGGAGAAGTTGGTTATCGATCTTACAGGCAATCCTGGAGGATACCTCAATAGAGCCGTACAAATAGCCGATGAAATTTTGAGTGGAAGACAAATGATCGTTTATACCAATGGCAAGGAGAAGCGCTATGTAGAAGAACACTACTCCGGTGAAGCCGGAGATTTCGAAGAAGGCTCACTAGTGATTATGGTTGATGAAGGTTCCGCATCTGCTTCAGAAATTGTTGCCGGGGCAGTTCAAGATCATGATAGAGGACTCATTGTAGGGCGAAGATCTTTTGGTAAAGGTTTGGTGCAACTACCTATTGGTTTGAATGATGGATCAGAACTGAGGCTAACCATTTCCAGATACTATACGCCTAGCGGAAGAAGTATTCAAAAAACGTACACCGGTGGCAATCTTGACGAATATTACAAAGAAGCTTATGATCGATACGAGAATGGAGAGTTATATTCTTCTGACAGCATAAAATTCAATGACTCACTTGCATATAAAACTGATAAGGGGCGAATAGTGTACGGAGGCGGTGGTATTACCCCAGATTTCTTTGTCCCCTTGGATACCACTCAGGGCAGCCGATATATGAATCGATTATTTAGTACAAATTCGCTGCAAGAATTCACAGTTAGTTATGCACAGGAGAATAGAGACTGGCTAGCAGACATGGGTTTTGACAAATTTAGAAATGGATTTGAAATAACTGATGATATGCTTGATGAACTAGTCTCAATCGCTGAAGGCAATAAATTAGCATTTAATGATACAGCGTTTAATCGATCGAAAAATTTGATTAAACTTCTATGCAAAGCATACATCGCAAGGGGAATTTGGGATAATGAGGGCTTTTATCCGATCTTTAATGAGCAAGATGAGATTTTTCAGAAAGCAATAAAGCTGATGGATGAAGCAGATAAAATAGCAGCCAGATAA
- the ruvX gene encoding Holliday junction resolvase RuvX: protein MPRILAIDYGAKRTGLAVTDPMSIIASALDVLPSHTLEEFLKSYFQKEEVVRVVIGMPKNTDGRDTNATPLVQAFINRFKKVFPSMELVLHDERFTSKMAMDAMIAGGMKKKDRRNKGNVDKVSATIILQSYLESIS from the coding sequence ATGCCAAGAATATTGGCGATAGACTATGGAGCCAAACGAACTGGTTTGGCGGTCACAGATCCAATGAGCATTATCGCTTCCGCGCTAGATGTTTTACCTAGCCATACGTTGGAGGAGTTTCTTAAGTCGTATTTTCAAAAAGAAGAAGTAGTACGGGTTGTTATTGGGATGCCCAAAAATACCGATGGAAGGGATACGAATGCGACACCATTGGTTCAAGCATTTATTAACAGATTCAAAAAAGTATTTCCTTCGATGGAATTAGTTTTGCACGATGAGCGCTTTACATCTAAAATGGCAATGGATGCCATGATTGCTGGGGGGATGAAGAAGAAAGATAGAAGAAACAAAGGAAACGTAGATAAAGTAAGCGCCACAATAATTTTACAGTCGTATTTAGAGAGTATTTCATGA
- a CDS encoding zinc-dependent peptidase, which translates to MTLLLIALSIVVFSFYFLFRKKNSFRAYETPQKWKKILESKIDFYSQLSTEDRLKFEIDIQRFFATTRITGVKVDVTIEDRLLVASSAVIPLFGFPSWEYSFLDEVLLYPSSFDRNFNIGSKEEVITGMVGSGVMEGKVILSKPSLHAGFNNGNDRKNVGIHEFVHLFDKEDGLIDGIPPGYESKEYTLPWINTIRIKTKDIVANRSDIDGYATTNHQEFFAVASEYFFEQPRLLKKKHPELYELLVSVFNQDLAKGKVLPVQYKKQIGRNSPCPCRSGKKFKRCCIE; encoded by the coding sequence GTGACTCTATTATTAATTGCCCTTTCTATAGTTGTCTTCTCATTTTACTTTCTATTTAGGAAGAAAAACTCCTTTAGAGCATACGAAACACCGCAGAAATGGAAGAAAATACTTGAGAGTAAAATTGATTTCTACAGTCAGTTGTCAACTGAAGATCGTTTGAAATTTGAAATAGATATCCAAAGGTTTTTTGCGACGACAAGAATAACGGGAGTTAAGGTTGATGTAACCATTGAGGATCGTTTGCTAGTGGCCAGTAGTGCAGTAATACCTCTTTTCGGCTTTCCTTCATGGGAATATAGCTTCCTTGATGAAGTTCTTTTGTATCCTTCATCTTTTGATCGAAATTTTAATATTGGTAGTAAAGAGGAAGTCATCACCGGGATGGTGGGAAGTGGGGTGATGGAAGGTAAAGTGATTCTATCTAAGCCTTCTTTGCATGCAGGATTTAACAATGGAAATGACCGAAAAAATGTGGGGATTCATGAATTTGTGCACCTCTTTGATAAGGAAGATGGATTAATTGACGGAATCCCGCCAGGCTATGAATCCAAGGAATACACTCTTCCTTGGATCAACACCATTCGAATAAAAACCAAAGATATTGTAGCGAATAGATCAGATATAGATGGATATGCTACTACCAACCATCAAGAGTTTTTTGCAGTGGCTAGTGAATACTTTTTTGAGCAGCCGCGCCTCTTGAAAAAAAAGCACCCTGAGTTATATGAATTGCTTGTCAGCGTTTTCAATCAGGATTTGGCAAAGGGAAAAGTTTTGCCAGTTCAGTATAAAAAACAGATTGGGAGAAACTCACCTTGTCCATGTAGGAGTGGAAAGAAGTTTAAGAGATGTTGTATTGAGTGA